Proteins from a single region of Argopecten irradians isolate NY chromosome 7, Ai_NY, whole genome shotgun sequence:
- the LOC138326780 gene encoding uncharacterized protein yields MIRRLWIPYILCISILIVQYTKAFNAENSTVKNVTGYLAWGEALVETILVVSNATWSDAVRECDNLQGGYIAKSGPFGIPFVIIRQQLFTDFQELIGEPLWIGFHKPNLDSTWYVRKDCDNPLDAASYNTFSNDDPNQRQCILLNTTANQNDIDFSWYAASCDERHSFICTKHLDTGYLRQYDGMAKLTTDELSFVNSVNVSSPEDCKQLCYTYERYHCQFHNFTCTTSERDMSSFPVEFNLTYVGNDTISYVKSQNNKVFKTEIDVPISIYNYTELPCYRDVVETTTRSLSVSTTSATVNETATVTTAATTITATTETTSLATASPSTPTSGVAITTVNTVTTTALRAVTTTGLGALTSTSALTVTPVYSAEQVEQLVLQIKQENLVDVKTLSSYQNKFRSAQDHRPSSQTIGYVGAVCLSFLVGLLVVSDIPKFLGDMKTLHGTRVKHITNVKQQIIFKRVVPRRRKLETLRRHSI; encoded by the exons ATGATTCGCAGACTGTGGATACCATACATACTTTGCATATCTATTTTAATAG TTCAATATACCAAAGCTTTTAATGCAGAAAACAGTACAGTAAAAAATGTGACAG GTTATTTAGCATGGGGTGAGGCCCTGGTGGAGACGATCCTCGTGGTCTCCAATGCTACGTGGTCTGATGCAGTCAGAGAATGTGACAATCTACAGGGGGGTTATATTGCCAAGTCAGGCCCATTTGGAATTCCTTTCGTAATTATAAGACAACAATTATTTACTGATTTTCAAGA ATTGATCGGGGAGCCACTGTGGATTGGGTTCCATAAACCTAATCTAGACAGTACATGGTACGTAAGAAAGGACTGCGATAATCCATTGGACGCCGCATCTTACAACACGTTTTCGAATGATGATCCCAACCAGAGACAGTGTATTTTGCTGAACACAACTGCCAACCAAAACGATATCGATTTCAGCTGGTATGCAGCATCGTGTGATGAGCGTCACTCATTCATCTGTACTAAGCATTTAG ATACTGGATACTTGAGACAGTATGATGGAATGGCCAAACTCACCACAGATGAGTTATCGTTCGTGAACAGCGTCAATGTCTCATCACCTGAAGATTGTAAACAGCTTTGTTACACCTACGAACGTTATCATTGCCAGTTCCACAATTTCACCTGTACCACATCTGAACGAGATATGTCATCGTTCCCCGTTGAATTTAACCTTACCTATGTTGGCAACGATACCATCTCTTACGTGAAAAGCCAAAATAACAAAG ttTTCAAAACAGAGATTGACGTCCCAATTAGTATTTACAACTACACAGAATTGCCTT GTTATAGGGATGTTGTAGAGACAACAACAAGGTCACTATCTGTATCTACAACATCAGCAACGGTGAATGAAACAGCAACCGTGACAACAGCAGCAACAACGATTACCGCAACAACTGAAACAACATCATTAGCAACAGCATCACCATCAACACCAACATCTGGAGTGGCAATAACAACAGTAAATACAGTAACAACAACGGCACTTAGAGCAGTTACAACCACTGGACTCGGCGCACTTACTTCCACAAGTG CATTGACAGTTACGCCTGTCTACAGTGCCGAACAAGTGGAGCAGCTTGTCCTACAAATAAAACAGGAAAATCTTGTCGATGTCAAAACTCTGTCCTCCTACCAGAATAAGTTTAGAAGTGCCCAGGATCACAGACCATCCTCTCAGACTATCGGATACGTCGGCGCTGTCTGTCTAAGTTTTCTGGTCGGTCTACTTGTGGTGTCAGATATCCCGAAATTTCTCGGTGATATGAAGACCTTACATGGTACAAGGGTTAAACACATCACAAACGTTAAACAGCAAATCATCTTTAAAAGAGTGGTACCGAGAAGGCGAAAGTTGGAGACTTTACGTCGCCATTCCATTTAG
- the LOC138327446 gene encoding uncharacterized protein yields MVKLTDDDLSVITTFSNSSSAECKTKCNNYRNYHCTFSASDSACVQYKRDIKDLPYEFSLIYAGNDTTSYVKTQFNEVVKTTIAVPDDAYNNSDLPCYRDPVSIKPPSQIISMGSPAYADTSTEVIAPDVTNTPYISPHQLQQLVDDIKEENTVDTKTLSSYKNKLISAEDNRPSAMVIGYAGAIFIGLFFGLILLLDIPKLIMDLTSLHRREREHITMDDEERILVKSTLRRRRPKLNNRRCSF; encoded by the exons ATGGTGAAACTAACTGATGATGACCTGTCAGTAATAACGACTTTCAGTAATTCTTCATCTGCTGAATGTAAAACGAAGTGTAATAACTATAGAAACTATCACTGTACGTTTTCTGCCTCCGATTCTGCGTGTGTTCAGTATAAACGCGACATTAAAGACTTACCTTACGAGTTTAGCCTCATCTACGCTGGTAACGACACCACATCATACGTGAAAACCCAGTTCAACGAAG TTGTCAAAACTACGATAGCTGTGCCGGATGATGCGTATAACAATTCCGACTTACCat GTTACAGAGACCCCGTTTCAATAAAACCACCATCACAAATCATTTCCATGGGCTCTCCAGCATATG CTGACACATCTACAGAGGTTATCGCCCCAGATGTAACCAATACCCCATACATCAGCCCACATCAATTACAACAACTCGTGGATGACATCAAAGAGGAGAACACGGTCGACACTAAAACGCTTTCCTCCTACAAGAATAAACTGATTTCTGCCGAGGATAATCGTCCCTCGGCAATGGTTATCGGATACGCTGGTGCAATATTCATTGGTCTTTTCTTTGGTCTGATACTGCTGTTAGATATACCTAAACTTATAATGGACCTGACATCATTACACAGGCGGGAGAGAGAACATATCACAATGGATGACGAGGAACGCATACTTGTTAAGTCAACACTGAGAAGAAGAAGACCAAAACTCAACAACCGTCGTTGCTCATTCTAA